The genomic DNA TTACCTTTTTTTGGAAACGAACTGGATCAAATCCCTTACCCGACAAGAGTAGCCCCACTCATTGTCGTACCAGGAAATTACTTTCACCATATTTCCATCAATCACCGAGGTAAGGGCTGCATCAAAACTGGAGGAGTAGGCGCAGCCGTTGAAATCCCTGGAGACCAGCGGCTCATCAACATACTGCAAGATCCCTTTGAGCCCTTTTTTCGAGGCCTCCTTCATGGCGGCATTCACCGCCTCGATGGTGGCCTTCTTTTTGGTGACCACCACGAGATCCACCACAGAGACATTCGGCGTCGGGACCCGCATGGCCATTCCATCGAGTTTTCCCTTTAACTGCGGCAGCACCAGCGAAACCGCCCGGGCCGCCCCCGTCGTCGTCGGGATGATCGACATCGCGGCCGCCCGTGCCCGGCGCAAATCCTTGTGCGGGAAATCGAGGAGTCGCTGGTCCCCCGTATAAGCATGTACCGTCGTCATCAACCCCTTGACGACTCCGAAGTTGTCGAGGAGCACCTTGGCCACCGGGGCAAGACAGTTGGTCGTACAGGAGGCATTCGAGATGATATGGTGTTTCTTCGGGTTGTACATCTTCTCGTTCACCCCGAGGACAATCGTCACATCCGGCTCCTTCGCCGGAGCAGTGATGATTACCCGCTTTGCCCCTGCATCCAAATGCTTGCAGGCGGAGGTTCGGTCCCGGAAAAGTCCCGTGGACTCTACCAGGACATCGACCTTCAGGTCCTTCCAGGGAAGGACGGCCGGGTTCCGCTCGCTGAGAACCCGGATCTCCTTCCCGTCCACCACAATAGCATTTTTCTTGACCTTGATCTTCGCTTCCAGAGGTCCCAGGATCGAGTCGTACTTCAAAAGATGTGCCAGCGCTTCAGGGCTGGTCAGATCGTTGACCGCCACAAATTCGATCTTCTTGTTCCCCAGGGACGCCCTGAAAACATTTCTCCCGATTCTTCCGAAGCCGTTGATTGCCACCCGGATCGCCATAGGTAAGCCTCCTTAATATGGATCAGATATTTATTTTGAAATAATGCATGTGAAGAGTGTCGACAGTTTA from Deltaproteobacteria bacterium includes the following:
- the gap gene encoding type I glyceraldehyde-3-phosphate dehydrogenase; translated protein: MAIRVAINGFGRIGRNVFRASLGNKKIEFVAVNDLTSPEALAHLLKYDSILGPLEAKIKVKKNAIVVDGKEIRVLSERNPAVLPWKDLKVDVLVESTGLFRDRTSACKHLDAGAKRVIITAPAKEPDVTIVLGVNEKMYNPKKHHIISNASCTTNCLAPVAKVLLDNFGVVKGLMTTVHAYTGDQRLLDFPHKDLRRARAAAMSIIPTTTGAARAVSLVLPQLKGKLDGMAMRVPTPNVSVVDLVVVTKKKATIEAVNAAMKEASKKGLKGILQYVDEPLVSRDFNGCAYSSSFDAALTSVIDGNMVKVISWYDNEWGYSCRVRDLIQFVSKKR